One Panicum virgatum strain AP13 chromosome 9K, P.virgatum_v5, whole genome shotgun sequence genomic region harbors:
- the LOC120651609 gene encoding haloacid dehalogenase-like hydrolase domain-containing protein Sgpp isoform X2, translated as MLSLRAPAPILFLLRRRRLLSISAPSPGRIGIGSSNSISIRFSFSFSTGEVKRGRISSAAAPADMATDSALRKLAPLEAILFDIDGTLCDSDPIHFSAFRELLQQIGFNDGVPITEEFYSANISGGHNDDLARSLFPDMDHQKAIQFMDDKEAFFRKLAPGQLKAVDGLHDLCRWIEGRNLKRAAVTNAPRANAELMLSLLGLTDFFPVLVIGSECDRAKPFPDPYLKALELIGASPDHTFVFEDSASGIRAGVAAGMPVVGLTTRNPGKALSDAGASLLINDFQDPKLLSVLEELKPVTENGQV; from the exons ATGCTGTCTCTGCGTGCGCCTGCGcctattctttttcttcttcgccgccgccgcctcctctctaTATCAGCGCCCTCTCCGGGCAGAATCGGCAtcggcagcagcaacagcatcaGCATCAGGTTCAGCTTCAGCTTCAGCACAGGAGAGGTGAAGCGCGGCCGCATTTCCAGCGCGGCTGCTCCGGCGGACATGGCGACCGACAG CGCCCTGAGGAAGCTGGCGCCGCTGGAAGCCATCCTGTTCGACATCGACGGCACCCTCTGCGACTCCGACCCCATCCACTTCTCCGCCTTCCGCGAGCTCCTGCAGCAG ATTGGTTTCAACGACGGTGTCCCCATCACCGAGGAGTTCTACAGCGCCAACATCAGCGGCGGGCACAACGACGACCTCGCCCGGTCTCTGTTCCCGGACATGGATCACCAGAAGGCTATCCAGTTCATGGATGACAAGGAGGCGTTCTTCAGAAA GCTAGCACCAGGACAGTTGAAGGCCGTGGATGGGCTGCACGACCTCTGCAGATGGATCGAAGGCCGCAACCTGAAGCGTGCGGCGGTGACGAATGCTCCAAGGGCGAACGCCGAGCTGATGCTGTCGCTGCTGGGGCTCACCGACTTCTTCCCGGTGCTCGTCATCGGAAGCGAGTGCGACCGGGCCAAGCCGTTCCCTGACCCTTACCTCAAGGCCCTCGAGCTCATCGGCGCATCGCCTGACCACACCTTCGTATTTGAA GACTCTGCATCAGGGATCCGAGCTGGTGTGGCTGCCGGCATGCCTGTGGTTGGCCTGACGACTAGGAACCCTGGGAAGGCTCTCAGCGATGCAGGAGCGAGCTTACTGATCAACGATTTTCAGGACCCGAAGCTGCTGTCTGTGCTGGAAGAGCTCAAACCCGTGACGGAAAATGGGCAAGTCTGA
- the LOC120651608 gene encoding uncharacterized protein LOC120651608: MATLARWLPPPPAAPPRAAGPAAPAARPLSRRRIPRRAATVVSPRAFGRADFDGFVRRAWRGANAGAERLAFEARQAAQRLEGRFSISRRLAEASRAARARAVEIDAELGIGRRWRSFSVDFSRNWPRYRRELNDFMATPIGRALATLFFLWLALSGWLFRIFIFGTFVLPFAGPLLLGTFANRVAIEGTCPACKRRFVGYRNQVIRCMNCQNIVWQPNNSSSGGAASSRRAEPDVIDVEYEEK; this comes from the exons ATGGCGACGCTCGCGCGGTGGCTTCCACCCCCACCAGCAGCCCCACCACGGGCGGCTGGGCCCGCCGCTCCTGCTGCCCGGCCCCTCTCCCGCCGGCGGATCCCGCGCCGGGCCGCGACCGTGGTCTCCCCGCGCGCGTTCGGCCGCGCGGACTTCGACGGCTTCGTGCGGCGCGCGTGGCGGGGCGCCAACGCGGGCGCCGAGCGGCTCGCCTTCGAGGCGCGGCAGGCCGCGCAGCGCCTGGAAGGGAGGTTCTCCATCTCCCGGCGGCTCGCGGAggcctcccgcgccgcccgcgcgcgcgccgtggagatcgacgccgagctcggcatcggccggcggtggcgctcctTCTCCGTGGACTTCTCCCGCAATTGGCCCAGG TATCGGAGGGAGCTCAATGACTTCATGGCAACTCCCATCGGGAGAGCTTTAGCT ACACTGTTTTTTCTATGGTTGGCACTGTCAGGGTGGTTATTCAGAATTTTCATTTTTGGTACATTTGTGCTGCCTTTCGCTGGCCCTCTTCTCCTTGGAACCTTTGCTAACAGGGTTGCGATTGAG GGAACATGCCCAGCATGCAAAAGGCGGTTTGTGGGCTACCGCAACCAGGTTATCCGGTGCATGAACTGCCAAAACATTGTATGGCAGCCAAATAACAGCTCCTCTGGTGGTGCTGCAAGTTCACGAAGAGCAGAACCTGATGTGATTGATGTAGAGTACGAGGAGAAGTGA
- the LOC120651606 gene encoding probable methyltransferase PMT2, whose translation MRGSRMNPCDSRTRSTMTIVIVMGLCCFFYILGAWQKSGTGRGDSIALRVNQETDCTILPNLHFETHHSISGANPLIMTNKVIEPCHIRYSDYTPCQDQSRAMAFPRENMTYRERHCPSENEKLHCLIPAPKGYVTPFPWPKSRDYVPYANAPYKSLTVEKAVQNWIQFQGDVFKFPGGGTMFPNGASAYLDELASIIPLADGTIRTALDTGCGVASFGAYLMDRNILTMSFAPRDSHEAQVQFALERGVPAVIGVLGTIKLPYPSRSFDMAHCSRCLIPWESNGGMYMMEVDRVLRPGGYWILSGPPINWNKYYQTWKKSKQDAEEGQRRIENIAEMLCWDKIYEEEDIAIWQKKVNSHSCHQMNGHASKMCKVQDADDVWYKNMESCITPPGESAQLKKFPERLSAIPPRILEGHAPGVAEEDYEEDNKLWKKHVNTYKRVNKLIGSSRYRNIMDMNAGLGSFAAALDSPMSWVMNVVPTISENNTLGIIYERGLIGIYHDWCEAFSTYPRTYDLIHGYGIFSLYQNKCDVEDILLEMDRILRPEGAVILRDSVDVLNKVRSTVSGMRWKSKLLDHEDGPHVLEKILISVKEYWVGGEEENSS comes from the exons ATGAGGGGCTCAAGAATGAATCCATGCGATAGTAGAACGCGGAGCACGATGACAATAGTAATTGTGATGGGTTTGTGCTGCTTCTTTTACATATTAGGTGCTTGGCAGAAAAGTGGGACAGGAAGGGGTGATAGTATAGCCTTGAGGGTTAACCAAGAAACCGACTGTACAATCTTGCCAAATTTGCACTTTGAGACCCATCATAGCATAAGTGGTGCAAATCCATTGATCATGACCAATAAAGTGATTGAGCCATGCCACATCCGATACAGTGACTATactccttgtcaagaccagAGCCGAGCAATGGCCTTTCCTAGAGAAAATATGACATACAGAGAAAGGCATTGCCCTTCAGAGAATGAGAAGCTGCACTGTCTAATCCCAGCACCAAAAGGCTATGTCACCCCTTTCCCTTGGCCCAAGAGCCGTGACTATGTTCCATATGCGAATGCTCCATATAAAAGTCTGACAGTCGAGAAAGCTGTTCAGAACTGGATCCAATTTCAGGGAGATGTGTTCAAATTTCCAGGAGGAGGGACAATGTTTCCCAATGGAGCAAGTGCTTACCTTGACGAACTTGCATCGATAATCCCACTTGCTGATGGTACAATCAGAACTGCACTTGATACTGGATGTGGG GTTGCAAGCTTTGGAGCTTACCTAATGGATCGAAATATATTAACCATGTCATTTGCACCCCGAGACTCACATGAAGCTCAAGTTCAGTTTGCTTTGGAGCGAGGTGTTCCTGCAGTAATTGGAGTACTTGGAACTATAAAGCTCCCATACCCATCTAGATCTTTTGATATGGCCCATTGCTCACGCTGCTTGATCCCATGGGAGTCAAATG GCGGGATGTATATGATGGAAGTAGACAGGGTTCTGAGGCCTGGGGGTTATTGGATACTTTCTGGACCTCCCATCAATTGGAATAAATACTACCAAACTTGGAAAAAGTCTAAACAAGATGCTGAGGAAGGTCAGCGTAGAATTGAAAACATTGCTGAAATGCTTTGCTGGGATAAAATTTATGAGGAGGAGGATATTGCTATTTGGCAGAAAAAAGTAAATTCACATTCATGTCATCAAATGAATGGTCATGCTAGCAAGATGTGCAAAGTTCAAGATGCAGATGATGTCTG GTATAAGAACATGGAATCTTGTATAACACCTCCCGGAGAGTCAGCACAGTTAAAGAAGTTTCCAGAGAGACTATCTGCCATCCCTCCCAGAATTCTGGAGGGCCATGCCCCAGGTGTTGCAGAAGAAGACTATGAGGAGGATAATAAGTTGTGGAAGAAGCATGTCAATACTTACAAGCGGGTGAACAAGCTGATAGGTTCTTCAAGGTACAGGAATATTATGGACATGAAtgcaggccttggaagttttgcGGCAGCACTTGATTCTCCCATGTCCTGGGTGATGAACGTTGTGCCCACTATATCAGAGAATAACACTCTCGGTATCATATATGAGCGAGGTCTGATTGGCATATACCATGATTG GTGCGAAGCCTTCTCTACATACCCTAGGACATACGATCTGATACATGGCTATGGCATCTTCAGTTTATATCAGAACAA GTGTGATGTGGAAGACATTCTTCTGGAGATGGATAGGATTTTACGCCCAGAGGGTGCAGTCATACTGCGGGACAGTGTTGATGTACTGAACAAGGTTAGAAGCACGGTGTCAGGAATGCGGTGGAAGTCCAAGTTGCTCGATCATGAAGATGGCCCTCACGTTCTTGAGAAGATTTTAATTTCAGTGAAAGAGTATTGGGTTGGCGGCGAAGAAGAGAACAGTTCATAG
- the LOC120651607 gene encoding eukaryotic translation initiation factor 3 subunit B-like: MALAISMEGIEARARELGVDLSAVDLDSITLPAGEDFGILSDDEEILRDEDPPELEMGLSNIIVVDNLPVVPPEKFEKLENVIRKIYSQIGVIKENGLWMPVNPETKKTYGYCFIEYNTPQEAELAREKTNGYKLDKSHIFAVNMLDDFEKYMKVPDTWTPAEIKPYTPGENLLKWLTDEKARDQFVIRAGTLTEVYWNDARKLAPELVFQKQYWTDSFIQWSPLGTYLATVHRQGSQVWGGENGFERLMRFAHPMVKLIDFSPGERYLVTYSSHEPSNPRDTHRVILNIFDVRTGKVMRDFKGSADEFTTGGNVGVSGVSWPIFRWGGGKDDKYFARLGKNVISVYETDTFSLLDKKSLKVENVVDFSWSPTDPIISLFVPEMGGGNQPARVSLVQIPGKEELRQKNLFSVSDCKMYWQNNGEYFAVQVDRYTKTKKSTYTGFELFRIKERDIPIEVLELENKNDKIIAFAWEPKGHRFAIVHGDGPRPDVSFYTMRTANNTSRVSKLTTLKAKQANALYWSPAGRFIVLAGLKGFNGQLEFYNVDELETMATGEHFMATDIMWDPTGRYLATAVTSVHEMENGFQIWSFNGKHLYKVSKDHFYQFIWRPRPPSLLSPEKEEEIAKNLKKYSKKYEQEDQDAFNQLSEQERKRRTQLQEEWDSWVAKWKQMHEEERAYRRELRDGEASDEEEEYEAKEVEVEEVVDVTEEVLAFDLLDQE; encoded by the exons ATGGCGCTGGCAATCTCCATGGAAGGAATCGAGGCGCGTGCGCGGGAGCTTGGGGTGGACCTCTCCGCCGTCGATCTGGACTCCATCACCCTCCCGGCCGGCGAGGACTTCGGCATCCTCAG TGATGATGAGGAGATACTTCGAGATGAGGACCCCCCTGAACTTGAAATGGGTTTATCTAACATTATCGTAGTGGACAATCTGCCGGTTGTTCCTccagaaaaatttgagaagctTGAGAATGTCATTAGGAAGATATACAGCCAAAttggagtgataaaagaaaATGGTCTATGGATGCCGGTAAACCCAGAGACAAAGAAAACGTATGGCTACTGTTTCATTGAGTATAATACCCCTCAG GAAGCTGAGCTTGCAAGGGAAAAAACCAATGGGTACAAGCTCGACAAGTCTCATATCTTTGCAGTTAACATGCTTGATGACTTTGAGAAATACATGAAGGTTCCTGACACATGGACGCCTGCAGAAATAAAGCCATACACTCCTGGA GAAAATCTTCTGAAATGGCTAACTGATGAAAAGGCCCGAGATCAATTTGTCATCCGTGCTGGTACATTGACAGAAGTTTACTGGAATGATGCTAGAAAGCTGGCACCTGAACTTGTGTTTCAAAAGCAG TACTGGACAGACAGTTTCATTCAGTGGTCCCCTCTTGGAACATACTTGGCAACGGTTCATAGGCAGGGGTCACAGGTGTGGGGCGGTGAAAATGGCTTCGAGCGGTTGATGCGTTTTGCTCATCCGATG GTCAAACTGATTGACTTTTCTCCTGGTGAGAGATATTTGGTCACATACAGCAGCCACGAGCCCAGCAATCCTAGAGACACACAT AGGGTTATCCTAAATATCTTTGATGTAAGGACTGGAAAAGTTATGCGAGACTTCAAGGGAAGTGCTGATGAATTTACCACTGGCGGGAATGTTGGTGTTTCTGGTGTTTCGTGGCCCATTTTCAG GTGGGGTGGTGGAAAGGATGATAAGTATTTCGCAAGGCTTGGGAAGAACGTAATATCGGTCTATGAAACAGATACATTCTCCCTTCTCGACAAGAAGTCATTGAAGGTAGAAAATGTAGTGGACTTCAGCTGGTCCCCCACTGATCCAATCATATCCTTGTTTGTGCCTGAAATGGGTGGTGGCAACCAGCCAGCAAGG GTGAGCCTTGTGCAAATTCCAGGCAAAGAGGAACTGCGGCAGAAAAACCTTTTCAGTGTCAGCGACTGCAAGATGTATTGGCAGAATAATGGAGAATATTTTGCTGTCCAGGTTGATAGATACACAAAAACAAAGAAGAGCACCTACACTGGGTTTGAGTTGTTTAGAATTAAGGAGAGAGACATCCCAATTGAGGTCCTTGAACTCGAGAACAAGAATGACAAGATCATTGCATTTGCCTGGGAACCTAAAGGCCATCGCTTCGCAATCGTTCATGGTGATGGCCCTAGGCCTGATGTTAGTTTTTACACCATGCGAACAGCAAATAACACTAGCCGTGTGTCGAAGCTCACCACTCTCAAGGCCAAGCAAGCTAATGCGCTGTATTGGTCTCCTGCTGGCCGCTTCATTGTTCTTGCTGGCCTGAAGGGATTCAATGGACAGCTGGAATTCTACAATGTTGATGAGCTTGAAACGATGGCAACAGGAGAGCATTTTATGGCAACAGACATAATGTGGGATCCTACTGGAAG ATATCTTGCAACTGCTGTTACCTCAGTCCATGAAATGGAGAATGGATTTCAAATATGGTCCTTCAATGGCAAGCACCTTTACAAGGTGTCAAAGGATCACTTCTATCAG TTTATTTGGCGGCCAAGACCACCATCACTTTTATCTCCTGAGAAAGAAGAGGAGATAGCAAAGAACCTTAAGAAGTACAGCAAGAAATACGAACAAGAAGACCAGGATGCGTTCAACCAGCTGAGCGAGCAGGAGCGCAAGAGGCGGACACAGCTCCAGGAAGAATGGGACTCGTGGGTTGCCAAGTGGAAGCAGATGCATGAGGAGGAGCGTGCATATAGGAGGGAGCTCAGGGACGGGGAGGCCAGCGATGAGGAGGAAGAGTACGAGGCCAAGGAGGTTGAGGTGGAGGAAGTGGTGGATGTCACTGAAGAAGTTCTCGCATTTGACCTCCTGGATCAGGAGTGA
- the LOC120651609 gene encoding haloacid dehalogenase-like hydrolase domain-containing protein Sgpp isoform X1, which translates to MLSLRAPAPILFLLRRRRLLSISAPSPGRIGIGSSNSISIRFSFSFSTGEVKRGRISSAAAPADMATDSGSALRKLAPLEAILFDIDGTLCDSDPIHFSAFRELLQQIGFNDGVPITEEFYSANISGGHNDDLARSLFPDMDHQKAIQFMDDKEAFFRKLAPGQLKAVDGLHDLCRWIEGRNLKRAAVTNAPRANAELMLSLLGLTDFFPVLVIGSECDRAKPFPDPYLKALELIGASPDHTFVFEDSASGIRAGVAAGMPVVGLTTRNPGKALSDAGASLLINDFQDPKLLSVLEELKPVTENGQV; encoded by the exons ATGCTGTCTCTGCGTGCGCCTGCGcctattctttttcttcttcgccgccgccgcctcctctctaTATCAGCGCCCTCTCCGGGCAGAATCGGCAtcggcagcagcaacagcatcaGCATCAGGTTCAGCTTCAGCTTCAGCACAGGAGAGGTGAAGCGCGGCCGCATTTCCAGCGCGGCTGCTCCGGCGGACATGGCGACCGACAG CGGCAGCGCCCTGAGGAAGCTGGCGCCGCTGGAAGCCATCCTGTTCGACATCGACGGCACCCTCTGCGACTCCGACCCCATCCACTTCTCCGCCTTCCGCGAGCTCCTGCAGCAG ATTGGTTTCAACGACGGTGTCCCCATCACCGAGGAGTTCTACAGCGCCAACATCAGCGGCGGGCACAACGACGACCTCGCCCGGTCTCTGTTCCCGGACATGGATCACCAGAAGGCTATCCAGTTCATGGATGACAAGGAGGCGTTCTTCAGAAA GCTAGCACCAGGACAGTTGAAGGCCGTGGATGGGCTGCACGACCTCTGCAGATGGATCGAAGGCCGCAACCTGAAGCGTGCGGCGGTGACGAATGCTCCAAGGGCGAACGCCGAGCTGATGCTGTCGCTGCTGGGGCTCACCGACTTCTTCCCGGTGCTCGTCATCGGAAGCGAGTGCGACCGGGCCAAGCCGTTCCCTGACCCTTACCTCAAGGCCCTCGAGCTCATCGGCGCATCGCCTGACCACACCTTCGTATTTGAA GACTCTGCATCAGGGATCCGAGCTGGTGTGGCTGCCGGCATGCCTGTGGTTGGCCTGACGACTAGGAACCCTGGGAAGGCTCTCAGCGATGCAGGAGCGAGCTTACTGATCAACGATTTTCAGGACCCGAAGCTGCTGTCTGTGCTGGAAGAGCTCAAACCCGTGACGGAAAATGGGCAAGTCTGA